Proteins encoded within one genomic window of Bacillus sp. 1NLA3E:
- a CDS encoding MerR family transcriptional regulator, giving the protein MTYSIGEFSKIVGLSDHTLRFYEKEGLIKVNRNDNNVRIYSDENKLWIESLLHLKNTGMSLKDMKQFATWGHIGDATMEERLALLKNHRKKVVEEFEKLRQSLEHLDNKINFYENELGDCFSTN; this is encoded by the coding sequence TTGACATATTCTATTGGAGAATTTTCTAAAATCGTTGGGTTAAGCGACCATACATTGAGGTTTTATGAAAAAGAAGGGTTAATAAAAGTAAATAGGAACGATAACAATGTCAGAATCTACTCGGATGAAAATAAATTGTGGATTGAATCTTTGCTCCACTTGAAAAATACCGGTATGTCACTAAAAGACATGAAACAATTTGCTACGTGGGGGCATATTGGAGATGCAACAATGGAAGAACGGTTAGCTTTACTTAAAAATCATCGCAAAAAAGTAGTGGAAGAATTTGAGAAGCTGCGTCAAAGTTTAGAGCATCTGGACAATAAAATTAATTTTTATGAAAATGAATTAGGAGACTGTTTCTCTACAAATTAA
- the ltrA gene encoding group II intron reverse transcriptase/maturase, which produces METKLLRIAELTKSNPKMKFTSLAHLLNKQALAQCHHELPNRKATGINGTTKEQYGENLEENIEELVSRLKSKSYRPVPVRRMYIPKLNSNKKRPLGIPEHEDKIVQKGITKILNTIYENDFLDCSFGFRPNRGCHDALKILNFYIEKRSVNYVVDVDIKGFFDNVDHKWMVEFLKLRIADPNLLRIIGRFLKGGYMEEGKKYKTDNGTPQGGVISPVLANVYLHYVLDLWFEKKVKKQCKGQAYIVRYADDFVCCFQYQSEAQEFFQSLKCRLKKFNLEISEDKTKIIPFGRFAEKYEKQKGNSKPATFDFLGFTHYCGKSKQGKFRVKRKSSSKKVQGKLKESKEWLKKNRNRDIHMIMDRFRRSLIGYYNYYCITDNTKNVCNFKDKIENLLFKWLNRRSQRKSFTWDKFRLFLDKYPLPSPRIKVNIYDLRKEISYIL; this is translated from the coding sequence ATGGAAACAAAACTACTAAGGATAGCAGAATTAACAAAGTCTAATCCTAAAATGAAATTCACATCACTTGCACATTTACTAAATAAGCAAGCACTAGCTCAATGTCATCATGAACTACCCAATAGGAAAGCAACCGGGATTAACGGTACAACTAAAGAGCAATACGGTGAAAATTTAGAAGAAAACATAGAGGAGTTAGTAAGTCGGCTTAAAAGCAAAAGCTATCGTCCTGTTCCTGTAAGGAGAATGTATATTCCGAAGCTCAATTCAAACAAGAAAAGACCATTAGGAATACCGGAACATGAAGACAAGATTGTTCAAAAAGGCATTACAAAGATACTAAATACCATCTATGAAAATGATTTTCTAGATTGTTCCTTTGGGTTTCGACCTAATCGTGGTTGTCATGATGCTTTGAAAATACTGAACTTTTATATTGAAAAGAGATCAGTAAATTATGTAGTAGATGTCGATATTAAGGGATTCTTTGACAACGTTGACCACAAATGGATGGTGGAGTTCTTAAAACTGCGAATTGCTGACCCTAATCTACTAAGAATAATTGGTAGGTTTCTTAAAGGTGGATACATGGAGGAAGGTAAGAAATACAAAACAGACAATGGCACACCGCAAGGTGGAGTTATATCTCCGGTATTAGCCAATGTGTATCTCCATTATGTCCTTGACTTATGGTTTGAGAAAAAGGTTAAGAAACAATGCAAGGGACAGGCATATATAGTAAGGTATGCAGATGATTTTGTGTGCTGTTTTCAATATCAGAGCGAAGCTCAGGAATTCTTCCAATCATTGAAATGTAGATTAAAGAAATTTAACTTGGAAATTTCCGAGGATAAAACCAAAATTATTCCCTTCGGGCGGTTTGCCGAGAAATATGAAAAGCAAAAGGGAAATAGTAAACCAGCAACCTTTGATTTCCTAGGCTTTACACACTATTGTGGGAAAAGTAAACAAGGGAAATTTCGGGTGAAACGGAAATCGAGTAGCAAGAAAGTCCAAGGTAAATTAAAAGAGTCTAAAGAATGGCTGAAGAAGAATAGAAATAGAGATATTCATATGATCATGGATAGATTTCGACGATCGCTTATAGGTTATTACAACTATTATTGCATCACTGATAATACCAAAAATGTTTGCAACTTCAAAGACAAAATCGAGAACTTACTATTTAAATGGCTCAATAGAAGAAGTCAAAGGAAATCCTTTACATGGGATAAATTCAGACTATTTCTTGATAAATATCCACTACCTTCACCAAGAATTAAAGTGAATATATATGATTTAAGAAAAGAGATTAGCTACATTCTGTGA
- a CDS encoding MDR family MFS transporter, which translates to MPRALWLLVIGMAVNVTGSSFLWPLNSIYIHDHLGKSMSISGMVLMINSATSVVGNLIGGHLFDRIGGYRSILLGIGITVLALFGLTMWNGWPEYVIFLAVVGFGSGIVFPSMYAMAGSVWKEGGRKAFNAIYVASNLGVAIGSALGGIVAAISFRWIFLANALLYLIFLFIALFGYKGIKTQVGKQANNPSGRMNANHHSQLHALLILCVGFMLSWVGYCQWQATIGPYTQEIGLSLKQYSLLWTINGALIVLGQPILAKMIKYLAKSVKKQIILGTLIFVVAFIIASQAQQFTAFAVAMMIMTIGEMLVWPAVPTIADKLAPIGREGFYQGIVNSTATAGRMIGPLLGGILIDMYDMHMLFRVMIVLFILSIFTTIIYDRKLKATSGPTAKAS; encoded by the coding sequence ATGCCACGAGCCTTATGGCTTCTCGTGATCGGTATGGCAGTGAATGTTACAGGCTCTTCTTTTTTATGGCCTTTAAATTCTATCTATATTCATGACCATTTAGGGAAGTCAATGTCCATTTCAGGAATGGTTTTAATGATAAATTCGGCCACAAGTGTGGTCGGTAATTTAATTGGGGGGCATTTGTTTGATCGAATCGGAGGCTATCGCTCGATTCTTCTAGGAATTGGGATTACGGTATTGGCTCTGTTTGGATTAACGATGTGGAATGGCTGGCCAGAATATGTCATTTTTTTAGCTGTTGTTGGGTTTGGTTCAGGAATTGTTTTTCCGTCTATGTATGCAATGGCTGGGTCAGTCTGGAAGGAAGGCGGCCGAAAAGCCTTTAATGCCATTTATGTAGCTTCTAATTTAGGAGTGGCCATTGGCTCTGCATTAGGTGGGATTGTAGCAGCCATTTCTTTTCGGTGGATTTTCTTAGCTAACGCCCTTTTGTATCTTATTTTTTTATTCATAGCCTTATTTGGATATAAAGGAATTAAAACTCAAGTAGGGAAACAGGCTAATAATCCTAGTGGGCGAATGAATGCGAATCATCATTCTCAGCTTCATGCACTTCTGATTCTTTGTGTGGGCTTTATGCTTAGTTGGGTGGGGTATTGTCAATGGCAAGCAACAATCGGCCCTTACACCCAAGAAATCGGCCTTTCGTTAAAACAATATAGTCTATTATGGACGATAAATGGAGCACTTATTGTATTAGGTCAACCTATTTTGGCAAAAATGATAAAATACCTAGCAAAATCGGTTAAGAAACAAATTATCCTTGGGACCCTTATTTTTGTGGTGGCCTTTATTATCGCTTCACAAGCACAACAATTCACTGCTTTTGCTGTAGCCATGATGATCATGACCATTGGCGAAATGTTGGTTTGGCCTGCTGTGCCAACCATTGCAGACAAACTGGCGCCTATAGGGAGAGAAGGATTTTATCAGGGAATCGTGAATAGCACAGCAACTGCAGGCCGGATGATCGGTCCATTATTAGGTGGAATCTTAATTGATATGTACGACATGCACATGCTATTTAGGGTGATGATCGTGCTGTTCATCTTATCTATTTTCACAACGATTATTTATGATCGGAAGCTTAAAGCAACGAGTGGACCCACAGCAAAAGCTTCATAA
- a CDS encoding NADH-dependent flavin oxidoreductase — MNTKYSNLFESLTFKTGITIKNRVVMAPMTTWSSNDDYTVSDEEVNYYKRRVNGVGLVITGCTHVQPNGIGFTHEFAAYDDKFIPSLRKLADAAKSGGAPALLQIFHAGNKALPSLTPNGEVVSSSAVETEATAFAPSVFPRELSHDEIKEVIHSFGETTRRAIEAGFDGVEVHGAHGFLLQNFFSPFFNGREDEWGGSLENRLRFPLAVIQEMKNVIKNHATKPFIFGYRISPEEQGGYGMEDAYELIDRLVEQDLDYIHVSLDDVSSKPRGNKDGKTRLELIIEHVNGRVPVIAAGSMVTAYDVASALDKGLSLAAVGHTLIMNPDWVEKVQNGKETEIKTAIKTSQVSDLELPEKLWGIIQASGPWFKIED; from the coding sequence ATGAACACAAAATATAGCAACTTGTTTGAATCACTTACATTTAAAACTGGTATCACGATTAAAAATAGAGTCGTTATGGCACCAATGACAACTTGGAGCAGTAATGATGATTACACCGTTTCAGATGAAGAAGTGAACTATTATAAAAGAAGAGTCAATGGAGTAGGACTTGTTATCACTGGCTGTACACATGTTCAACCAAACGGTATAGGTTTTACGCATGAATTCGCAGCTTATGACGATAAATTTATTCCAAGTCTACGGAAACTGGCGGATGCGGCGAAAAGTGGAGGAGCTCCTGCGTTACTTCAAATTTTCCATGCAGGAAACAAGGCATTGCCTTCTTTAACCCCAAATGGTGAGGTGGTTAGTTCCAGTGCTGTAGAGACTGAAGCTACTGCATTTGCTCCTTCAGTATTCCCTAGAGAACTTTCACATGATGAAATAAAAGAAGTGATTCATTCATTTGGAGAAACAACCAGAAGAGCTATTGAAGCTGGTTTTGATGGTGTTGAAGTTCATGGTGCACACGGATTTTTACTTCAAAACTTCTTCTCTCCTTTCTTCAATGGACGTGAGGATGAATGGGGTGGCTCTCTAGAAAATCGCTTGCGTTTCCCATTGGCAGTCATTCAGGAAATGAAAAATGTGATTAAGAATCATGCAACAAAGCCGTTTATTTTCGGATACAGAATTTCACCTGAAGAACAAGGCGGCTATGGGATGGAAGATGCCTATGAATTAATTGACCGTCTGGTTGAACAGGATTTGGATTACATCCATGTATCGCTTGATGATGTATCTTCAAAACCACGAGGCAATAAAGATGGAAAAACACGGCTTGAATTAATTATTGAACATGTAAACGGCAGAGTTCCTGTAATCGCTGCAGGTTCTATGGTAACTGCTTATGATGTTGCATCTGCATTAGATAAGGGTCTATCCTTAGCAGCAGTTGGTCATACGTTAATAATGAATCCAGACTGGGTAGAAAAGGTTCAGAATGGAAAAGAAACTGAAATTAAGACAGCAATTAAGACTTCACAAGTGAGCGACCTTGAGCTTCCAGAAAAACTTTGGGGGATCATTCAAGCTTCAGGACCATGGTTTAAGATCGAAGATTAA
- a CDS encoding SDR family oxidoreductase, whose translation MSNIQDKVVIITGASSGIGEATAKELASKGARLVLAARREERLKKLQEEILNNGGQSIYKATDVTSHEQMEELAEFAFKEYGKIDVMINNAGVMPLSPVHQRKINEWNTMIDVNIKGVLYGIAAVLPSMRERKEGHIINVSSIAGHLVFPAGSVYSGTKFAVRAITEGLRIEEASNNIRTTIISPGTITTELLEAISDPELKSAIVEDCKIGIEPASIARAIAFAIEQPSDVAINEMIVRPTIQEL comes from the coding sequence ATGTCAAATATTCAAGATAAGGTTGTCATTATTACGGGTGCCTCTAGTGGGATTGGAGAAGCTACTGCAAAAGAACTTGCATCTAAAGGTGCGAGGCTGGTACTGGCGGCTCGTCGAGAAGAACGATTAAAGAAATTACAAGAAGAGATTCTAAATAATGGCGGGCAATCTATTTATAAAGCCACAGATGTTACCTCCCATGAACAAATGGAAGAATTAGCTGAATTTGCTTTTAAAGAGTATGGAAAGATTGATGTAATGATCAATAATGCTGGAGTAATGCCGCTATCACCTGTACATCAGAGAAAAATCAATGAATGGAATACGATGATTGATGTTAACATCAAGGGTGTACTTTATGGTATTGCCGCTGTTCTTCCGTCTATGAGAGAAAGAAAAGAAGGTCATATCATTAACGTTTCTTCTATAGCTGGTCATTTAGTATTCCCTGCGGGCTCAGTTTATAGTGGTACAAAGTTTGCTGTACGTGCCATTACAGAAGGTCTTCGTATAGAGGAGGCTAGCAACAATATTCGTACAACCATTATCTCGCCAGGAACTATTACTACAGAATTACTTGAAGCCATTTCAGATCCGGAATTAAAATCTGCCATCGTTGAAGATTGCAAAATTGGAATCGAGCCTGCAAGCATTGCTCGTGCCATCGCATTTGCAATTGAACAACCATCAGATGTAGCGATTAATGAGATGATTGTTCGTCCAACAATTCAAGAACTCTAA
- a CDS encoding rhodanese-like domain-containing protein, translating into MEELNIITTEELQKRLEAGEKLELVDVREDEEVAEGMIPGAKHIKMGEIPMNLDYFDPDKEYILICRSSRRSENVCYFLHDHGVKVRNMVGGMLEWNGEVK; encoded by the coding sequence ATGGAAGAGTTAAATATTATTACGACAGAAGAATTACAAAAGAGGCTTGAGGCAGGGGAAAAGTTAGAACTTGTTGATGTTAGAGAAGATGAAGAGGTTGCCGAAGGAATGATTCCTGGAGCAAAACATATCAAAATGGGCGAAATACCCATGAATCTTGATTACTTCGATCCAGATAAAGAATACATTTTAATTTGCCGTTCAAGTCGTCGAAGTGAAAATGTTTGTTATTTCCTTCATGACCATGGCGTAAAGGTTCGAAACATGGTTGGCGGAATGCTGGAGTGGAATGGCGAAGTTAAATAA
- a CDS encoding NADPH-dependent F420 reductase → MRFGIIGAGPIGTIISKKLVKNGHDVKIADARGIERLEGKEIAGTPVSVEDVITNIDVLIISIPFHVMPSIRNIVDKAREEVIAVDTSNYYPFRDNKIEEIENGMVESVWVSNQLGRPIIKAFNNQLAYTLENKGTPEGTSGRIAMAIAGNDLSQKQIIMDVVNELGFDAVDSGSLSDSWRQQPGTPAYCTELTKEELTEALKKANKETAPFLRDKVMKKFSAGFSHKDIVNLNRETYNS, encoded by the coding sequence ATGAGATTTGGAATTATAGGTGCAGGACCAATAGGGACAATTATTTCTAAAAAGTTAGTTAAGAATGGTCATGATGTAAAAATTGCAGATGCTCGAGGAATTGAACGTTTAGAAGGAAAAGAGATTGCTGGAACACCTGTGAGTGTAGAAGATGTAATAACAAATATTGATGTTCTTATAATATCTATCCCTTTTCATGTAATGCCAAGCATTCGCAACATTGTAGATAAGGCTAGAGAGGAAGTAATCGCTGTAGACACTTCAAATTATTATCCTTTCAGAGACAATAAAATTGAAGAAATTGAGAACGGGATGGTTGAAAGTGTTTGGGTTTCAAATCAATTAGGTAGACCTATTATTAAAGCTTTCAACAATCAATTAGCTTATACTTTAGAAAATAAAGGAACCCCCGAAGGTACTAGTGGTCGCATTGCCATGGCGATTGCTGGTAATGACCTATCACAAAAACAAATAATCATGGACGTAGTAAACGAGCTAGGCTTCGATGCAGTAGATAGTGGTTCTTTAAGTGATTCGTGGAGACAACAGCCAGGAACTCCAGCATACTGCACAGAACTAACAAAAGAGGAACTAACGGAAGCATTGAAAAAGGCAAATAAAGAAACAGCCCCATTCCTACGGGATAAGGTAATGAAGAAGTTTTCAGCTGGATTTTCACATAAAGATATTGTGAATCTAAACAGGGAAACATATAATTCATAA
- the leuS gene encoding leucine--tRNA ligase — protein MSFDHQDIEKKWQTYWEENKTFKTSEEKGKRKFYALDMFPYPSGAGLHVGHPEGYTATDILSRLKRMQGYNVLHPMGWDAFGLPAEQYALDTGNDPAEFTKKNIDNFRRQIKSLGFSYDWDREVNTTDQSYYKWTQWIFLQLYKKGLAYIDEVAVNWCPALGTVLANEEVIDGKSERGGHPVERRPMKQWMLRITAYADRLLEDLDEVDWPESIKEMQRNWIGRSEGAEITFHIDGYDETFTVFTTRPDTLFGATYAVLAPEHPLVGVISTDSQKEAVKVYLDQIKSKSDLERTDLAKDKTGVFTGAYAINPVNGEKMPIWIADYVLMSYGSGAIMAVPAHDERDYEFAKKFELPIIEVVGGGDISTEAYTGDGDHVNSEFLNGMNKVDGIQAMISWLEERKIGMKKVTYRLRDWLFSRQRYWGEPIPIIHWEDGTMSAVPEDQLPLVLPKTSEIKPSGTGESPLAIIKDWVNIEDPTTGKKGRRETNTMPQWAGSCWYYLRYIDPKNDQALADAEKLNEWLPVDIYIGGAEHAVLHLLYARFWHKFLYDIGVVPTKEPFQKLFNQGMILGEGNEKMSKSKGNVVNPDDIVISHGADTLRLYEMFMGPLDASIAWSTNGLDGSRRFLDRIWRLFIEDTGELSSKIQTSDDDTLEKVYHQTVKKVTEDYEGLRFNTAISQMMVFINDAYKATVLPKHFIEGFVKLLAPITPHVAEELWSKLGGKGTISYEAWPAYDEAKLIDDEVEIVVQINGKVKAKLLVPSGASKEILEQIAMDDDNIKEQIDGKTVRKVIAVPGKLVNIVAN, from the coding sequence ATGAGCTTCGATCATCAGGATATTGAAAAAAAATGGCAGACCTATTGGGAAGAAAATAAAACCTTCAAAACAAGTGAAGAAAAGGGGAAACGAAAGTTTTACGCCCTTGATATGTTCCCTTATCCGTCTGGCGCAGGACTACACGTTGGACATCCAGAAGGCTATACTGCAACAGATATTTTATCAAGATTAAAACGGATGCAGGGCTATAACGTCTTACATCCGATGGGCTGGGATGCATTTGGTTTACCGGCGGAGCAATATGCCTTAGATACAGGGAATGACCCTGCAGAGTTTACTAAGAAAAATATTGATAATTTCCGTCGCCAAATCAAATCATTAGGCTTTTCTTATGACTGGGATCGGGAAGTTAACACGACAGATCAGAGCTATTATAAATGGACACAATGGATTTTCTTGCAGCTTTATAAAAAGGGCCTTGCCTATATTGATGAAGTAGCAGTAAATTGGTGTCCAGCACTCGGAACCGTTTTGGCAAATGAAGAAGTAATCGATGGAAAAAGTGAACGTGGTGGACATCCAGTTGAAAGACGTCCTATGAAACAATGGATGCTCAGGATTACTGCCTATGCTGATCGATTATTGGAAGACCTTGATGAGGTTGATTGGCCAGAAAGTATTAAAGAAATGCAACGGAACTGGATTGGTAGGTCAGAAGGGGCAGAAATTACCTTCCATATTGACGGTTACGATGAAACGTTTACGGTATTTACGACTCGTCCAGATACCCTATTTGGGGCCACTTATGCCGTGCTTGCGCCTGAACATCCATTAGTTGGTGTGATTTCAACCGATTCGCAAAAGGAAGCAGTTAAAGTATACCTTGATCAAATCAAGAGCAAAAGTGATCTTGAACGAACCGATTTAGCTAAGGACAAAACAGGTGTATTTACTGGTGCTTATGCAATTAATCCTGTAAATGGTGAAAAAATGCCAATCTGGATTGCTGATTATGTCCTAATGAGTTATGGTTCTGGGGCAATTATGGCTGTCCCGGCTCACGATGAACGGGATTATGAATTTGCTAAGAAATTCGAACTGCCGATTATTGAAGTCGTTGGTGGAGGAGATATATCGACTGAAGCTTATACCGGTGATGGCGATCATGTAAACTCTGAATTCCTAAATGGAATGAATAAGGTAGATGGTATTCAAGCGATGATTTCATGGCTTGAAGAGAGAAAAATTGGTATGAAAAAGGTAACTTACCGTCTGCGTGACTGGTTGTTTAGCCGCCAGCGCTATTGGGGTGAACCAATCCCGATTATCCATTGGGAGGATGGAACAATGTCCGCTGTTCCAGAGGACCAACTACCGTTAGTGTTGCCGAAAACATCTGAAATAAAGCCGTCTGGAACAGGTGAATCTCCGTTGGCTATTATTAAGGATTGGGTTAATATTGAGGATCCGACAACAGGTAAAAAAGGACGCCGTGAGACAAATACCATGCCACAATGGGCAGGAAGCTGCTGGTATTATTTACGCTATATTGATCCGAAAAATGATCAAGCATTAGCGGATGCTGAGAAATTAAATGAATGGCTACCAGTGGATATTTATATCGGTGGTGCAGAGCATGCTGTGCTTCATTTATTATATGCTCGTTTCTGGCATAAATTTTTATACGATATCGGGGTTGTCCCAACGAAAGAACCTTTCCAAAAGCTGTTTAACCAAGGGATGATTCTTGGGGAAGGCAATGAAAAAATGAGTAAATCAAAGGGCAATGTCGTAAATCCTGATGATATTGTCATCAGCCATGGTGCAGATACTTTGAGACTTTATGAAATGTTCATGGGACCACTTGATGCATCGATTGCTTGGTCGACTAATGGATTAGACGGGTCACGTCGTTTCTTGGATCGAATTTGGCGTTTGTTTATTGAGGATACCGGTGAATTAAGTTCTAAAATTCAAACAAGTGATGATGATACCTTAGAAAAAGTTTATCATCAAACTGTTAAAAAGGTAACAGAGGACTACGAAGGTCTTCGTTTTAATACTGCGATTTCACAAATGATGGTCTTTATTAATGATGCTTATAAAGCAACTGTACTTCCTAAGCATTTTATTGAGGGATTTGTAAAATTACTTGCACCTATAACTCCGCACGTTGCCGAGGAACTTTGGTCAAAGCTTGGTGGAAAGGGAACCATTTCATACGAAGCATGGCCAGCTTATGATGAAGCAAAATTGATTGATGATGAGGTAGAAATCGTTGTCCAAATCAATGGGAAAGTGAAAGCAAAATTATTGGTTCCGTCTGGAGCGTCTAAGGAAATACTTGAACAGATTGCCATGGACGATGATAACATAAAAGAACAAATTGATGGTAAAACGGTTCGCAAAGTGATTGCTGTTCCGGGTAAGCTTGTAAACATCGTTGCAAATTAA
- a CDS encoding sialidase family protein — MSNPNIIVATANDYRLGPSRTGVYRSTNGGRNWTNNILPLPAGFTEAGDGIANWGGGNLFLVSGIVFNRNAAGQGVDTSVVVYRSTDNGNTFSAPIIVNQGNGTAEINDKNFSAIDNSRKSRFRGRAYISYTQFTNNFNNTQILFHTSNNGGLTWSAPIPITGVITGNTFVHGSNVAVGPKGEVYVAWIEREQFAAGNAAFFRVRRSNDGGATFGPIITVSPITALPFTLTSNIPNWQFRTPTFAYLAVDLSKGKSSGRVYAVWNDYSSGNAHILSSRSKDGISWSTPVRVDRKSPQNTQNFWPFPVVNFSDGKVKVIYYSNRVSGGTQLDVFVAESSKNGQSFRVNKRITDQSSNPNTGEFPAPVTGNTTFIGDYIFAAIIPPNGLISVWTDFRTGNQDIFADIQAPKTKSKGPKR; from the coding sequence TTGTCAAATCCCAACATCATTGTTGCTACAGCAAACGACTATCGGTTAGGCCCATCGAGAACAGGAGTATACCGCTCCACAAACGGAGGAAGAAACTGGACAAACAATATTCTGCCGCTTCCGGCAGGATTCACAGAGGCAGGCGATGGTATCGCAAACTGGGGAGGTGGAAATCTATTCCTCGTCTCCGGCATTGTATTCAATAGAAACGCTGCTGGTCAGGGTGTAGACACATCGGTCGTGGTCTATCGATCCACGGACAATGGAAATACCTTTTCGGCTCCAATTATTGTCAATCAGGGAAATGGCACAGCTGAAATCAACGATAAAAACTTTTCGGCTATTGACAATTCAAGGAAAAGTCGCTTTCGAGGCCGAGCCTATATTAGCTACACCCAATTTACAAATAATTTCAATAATACGCAAATATTATTCCATACTTCTAATAACGGCGGCTTAACCTGGTCTGCACCAATCCCGATCACTGGAGTTATCACTGGAAATACGTTCGTTCATGGATCCAATGTCGCTGTGGGACCAAAGGGAGAGGTCTATGTGGCTTGGATTGAGCGGGAACAATTTGCTGCAGGAAACGCAGCCTTCTTCAGAGTCCGTCGTTCCAATGACGGAGGTGCTACATTTGGACCGATCATTACCGTCAGCCCAATTACTGCACTTCCTTTTACCTTAACCTCAAACATCCCCAATTGGCAATTCCGAACTCCAACTTTTGCTTACCTTGCCGTAGATCTCTCAAAAGGTAAATCTTCAGGAAGAGTGTATGCTGTATGGAATGACTATTCATCCGGAAACGCTCATATCCTTTCCTCCCGTTCCAAAGACGGAATAAGTTGGTCCACTCCTGTAAGAGTAGATAGAAAAAGTCCTCAAAATACCCAGAACTTCTGGCCATTTCCAGTCGTTAACTTTTCGGATGGAAAAGTCAAAGTCATTTACTATTCAAATAGAGTATCAGGAGGTACTCAACTAGATGTTTTCGTAGCCGAGTCATCCAAAAATGGACAATCATTCCGAGTTAACAAACGCATCACTGACCAGTCCTCCAATCCGAATACAGGGGAATTCCCTGCTCCTGTTACAGGAAACACCACATTTATCGGTGACTATATTTTTGCAGCTATCATCCCACCTAACGGATTGATTTCTGTTTGGACTGATTTTAGAACCGGCAATCAGGATATTTTCGCAGATATACAGGCACCGAAAACTAAATCAAAAGGACCTAAGCGCTAA
- a CDS encoding winged helix-turn-helix transcriptional regulator: MARLCKDGFEKEFIKEQRDVYGIAYTQNMLSGRWKSLILWFLKTKVRRYSEIKAFLWDISQGSLTKQLRELESDGLIKREVFPEVPPRVEYSLTTKGREFIPILDLMENFGKKFGEKPE; this comes from the coding sequence ATGGCTAGATTATGCAAGGATGGATTTGAAAAAGAGTTTATTAAGGAGCAAAGAGACGTTTATGGTATTGCGTATACCCAAAATATGCTTTCAGGACGCTGGAAGTCTCTTATTCTTTGGTTTTTAAAAACGAAAGTACGTCGTTATAGCGAAATTAAAGCTTTTTTATGGGACATTTCACAAGGTTCGCTTACAAAACAGTTGAGAGAATTAGAATCAGATGGATTAATTAAACGAGAGGTTTTTCCTGAGGTACCTCCACGTGTTGAATATTCATTAACAACTAAAGGGCGTGAATTTATCCCAATACTTGATCTAATGGAGAATTTCGGCAAAAAATTCGGGGAGAAACCTGAGTGA